A stretch of Argiope bruennichi chromosome 10, qqArgBrue1.1, whole genome shotgun sequence DNA encodes these proteins:
- the LOC129987541 gene encoding TD and POZ domain-containing protein 5-like — MSEVLPQDVLTVRCKMWNAGKATYSLVKEQYFAQTLLDVKSMYFIAVVKKFEDLIPGLQTIAHIKSASVEESTFSMNVCLSDDGNLHVIIPIEGNYIDLCHCKIFVLDTSGKWQKCSQDDIWRKYGEICEFVLSLKYETLMDKQSYLQKGTLTLKFEMIYTTEAEPQRTETIECGLHSPEILQKMPSDVKNPPAPKIKEINLKSPTTLIDDLVSLYMEGTLCDTKLRTETEAFPAHRAVLSARSPVFKKMFTIDMREKTRDSVDIPDLKADTVRKLLMFMYTDTVEDMDWETAKELYFAADKYEIVSLKNKCSSFLKLNIQPSNCCDILLLSDTHQDADLKRFVEDYVVARDQDVFGSKEWKIFMGNHLQLAADTMCLKYARK; from the coding sequence atgagcgAAGTACTGCCTCAAGATGTTTTGACTGTTCGGTGTAAAATGTGGAATGCAGGGAAAGCAACCTACAGCTTGGTAAAAGAGCAATACTTTGCACAAACTCTCCTAGATGTGAAAAGTATGTATTTCATCGCAGTTGTTAAAAAGTTTGAAGACTTAATACCCGGATTACAGACAATCGCCCATATTAAATCGGCATCGGTGGAAGAGTCAACATTCTCTATGAATGTATGCCTCTCCGATGATGGAAATCTTCATGTTATCATCCCAATCGAGGGAAATTATATAGATCTTTGTcactgcaaaatatttgttttagataCTTCGGGAAAATGGCAGAAATGTAGTCAAGATGACATATGGAGGAAATATGGAGAGATTTGTGAATTTGTATTATCTCTCAAGTATGAAACACTCATGGATAAGCAGAGTTATTTACAGAAAGGCACATTGACCCTTAAATTCGAGATGATCTACACTACTGAAGCAGAACCACAGAGAACTGAGACTATCGAATGCGGACTTCATTCTCCAGAAATCTTGCAAAAAATGCCTTCTGATGTTAAGAATCCACCAGCTCCAAAAATTAAagagattaatttgaaatctccAACCACTTTGATAGATGACCTTGTATCCCTGTACATGGAAGGAACCCTGTGCGACACTAAACTCCGCACAGAAACAGAAGCGTTTCCAGCCCACCGAGCAGTTCTGAGTGCCAGATCTCCTGTCTTCAAGAAGATGTTCACAATTGATATGAGAGAGAAGACAAGAGATAGTGTTGATATTCCAGATTTAAAAGCCGATACTGTCCGTAAGTTGTTGATGTTCATGTATACGGATACAGTGGAAGATATGGACTGGGAAACTGCTAAGGAATTATATTTTGCTGCAGATAAATATGAGATTGTTTCGCTTAAAAATAAATGctctagttttttaaaattaaatattcaaccaTCGAATTGCTGCGACATTTTGCTTTTGTCAGATACTCACCAAGATGCGGATTTGAAGCGATTTGTGGAAGATTATGTCGTTGCCCGGGACCAGGATGTGTTTGGATCTAAAGAATGGAAAATTTTCATGGGAAATCACCTGCAATTAGCAGCTGATACAATGTGCCTAAAATATGCTAGAAAATAA